The genomic window AGCCACTTCACACATCCCAAAGAAGTGTCTAAATCCTTCAAGCACCTGCCCAAATCTCACCATCACAGTGCTTAACTTGCCAATTGCTTGAGTATCATATGTCTAGACTTTTATATTGATAATTGCTTTAGTCCCCAGCAGGTTGAAGTCATCGATTTTCTACAGCTCCACAAGCCTCCCTTTATTAGGAAATCTCACCagatatgcattttttccatgtttCCTGCATCTCCACTGCCAGTTCCAACTGAACATATATCTAAAGCCTTCAAGAAACCCTATCTCATTTATGTCACCATATACCACTCTGACAATCCCCATTAGGTTTGCCTCCTCTATGTTAAGTACATCCTTGGAGTTCTGGACTAACAGGACCCCCAATCCTCTTGTTGCATCTCCAACAAACTTGGATAATGGCTTCATTTGCTTTAACCAAGCACATTCTTCAGTAATGTGGGAGTTTTTCCCACAAATGACACAGTTTCCTAATTTACAATCCCTGGTCATATGCGTGTGATCTTTGCATTTGTTGTAGAATAGTTTTTACAGCCATGCCTCCCCTGCTCCCTTCAGTGTTCGCTCTTCCATAGCTAGGATTTAGATTCTGACCCATGTCCACACCTCCTCTGATCTCTTGTTCATTTCTTCAACCAGATCTAGCTCCATTTCCCTTAGTCATAGGTTGCACACTCAGTTTTCCTCTAGCAATTTCCTCAGCTCTGCTTGAATTCTGTCTCCCCCCAGCAGCATCACCGTTATGAACGACTTGGTTTTGGATCTGGGCCCCCTGCGTGATCTATGCAAGCAAAGCACCAAACCATTGTTGTTGTTGGATGGGTTCCATCATAGGGTAGTTAGGGGGTTTATCAATCTCCATACCCACCTGGCGCACCCTAGATCCCCCAGGCTCACCTTGTTTTTCAGCCCAGAAATCAGGAATCATTGAGAATTGATATCTTCTTTGAGAATTGATATCTTCTCATCTGATTTTGAACAGCAACCCCGTCGGTTTTATTCTCCTCCCCACTAATCTCACCAAGCTCGACCCCATGACACTCCCCCAATCGGGGGCAATGCATTTTTGGATGTTACCACCATACATTTTCATTTGATTTCTCCCTCTATTCCTCCCCCGCTTACCCCCCTCCTTCTTACAATTTGGGGAAAGTAAGTATTTACAAGGATTTGTATGTTCACCTTTGCTCTCCAATGAAGGCACAGCCTCCTCATCGAAGTTCTCTCCGGCCAGCAACCAAAAGTGGTTGCCGGCCGGCAAGACCCCTATCCCCTTCCCAGGGATCGAGCGAGGCTGAGGAGGCGTAGCGAACGGCATGGGAAGCATGGCGATCTTCTCAGCACGAGCGgcatcttcgtcttcttcttcttcatagtAGGCTTCATCCCCTCCTTGGCTggctttggcttgtggctctctaGATCTGCCTGGACCTCCCTCTACTCTGCTTGGATTGGAGCAGGAAGGCCCATCACCGCTCCGACCACGAATTCCGACGACCCCATCGGTGCGCGGCGGCGCGAGCGGTAGGCCTTCCACTTCATGGCCTGCCTGGGGTTGTCCGACGCTGCTTCCTCCATCGCCCATAGCAGCATCCTGAGCGCACCCACCGGCTCGCCTGACGGGGTAAGGCGTACATGCTCCACCTTGTGAGCTTCCTGTACGCCGCCCCCGCCGCTTCCTTCAGATCTCGCTCCTCCACAAACCAGGGGATTATCTCCATCAGCTTCTCCATCTTCTCTTCGTCTCCATCGGCTATCTCCCTCGCTCGTAGCTCAAGTCGCGTCCTCCGGGATGCCATGGATCGTCAGAGGGGCGGCGCTCACTTGTGGGAGAAGTGGGGAGTGGATTTCGTCGAGTGAGAGAATGGTCGTTCCGCACCGCGCCGCAACTTTAAGTTTTCGCCATTCCCGACGCTCCCCTCCTCCTTGACCTCAATTTGCATGACGCGACGCGCCTCCTCACCTGCTCCTAGCACCCTGTCCACTAGAGCAACGTGACAGGGGAAAATAACATGTGTACCCTCGCCTATCACCTCATCGTCGTGTACCCGCCTCGCGTCGACACGAGTATTGCTGCAAGCTGAGCTTAACCTAGTCATGATTGTGGTCCACTTTTCTAGTGCAAGCTGATGAGAAGCTCATGGTCTGCCATGACCCGAGGAGCTTCACTTTGAAGATTTTACCCAAAAATAAtttatacctaataataaaggggctaCTGCTTTTCGCGGTACGTCACAAAAATTGCCCTCgaagttgcaaaatattacccacaAATGCCACCCATAAGTGATAAAAAAAGTGTTTCACACAGGGGGAATCCCCCCGCCTGGGCCGGCACAGGCGGAATTTTTTAATTTTTCGTTtcctttttcatttcattttttctacTTTAAGTAATTTGGGACTTCAAAACAAtttcaaaaattaaaaaaagaacttttaattaaaatgtttaataaatcataaaatgtttgtggattcaacaaatgttcactattttataaaataaatgtttgcttattcaaaaaaatgttcgaaaAGAGATGTTCGGGaaataaaaaaagttcatgatttttaaaaaaaattgtgttttaaaaaaaattgaacaaaATTTTGCCAATTCTTAAATgttcatgaatggaaaaatatactgaaaattcaaaaactgtttgtgacttacaaaatagtttattcattcataaaatatTCGCTggttcaaaaaatgatcatgcatttaaaaaaatgttcgtgaatttcaaaaattgttcaactGGTTTCCGTAAAAATGTTCTTCAATTCTAGAAATGTTCGCCGATTCCAGAAAATTCTTTAAAAAAACACTCACAACTTTTAAAAAATATTTGTAAATAGTattaaatgttcatgaattcagaaaatgttcttgattttagaaaatgtttaaatatttgtaaaagtgttcatgaatttgaaaaatcttCATATTAAATATGATCATGATTTCACaaaattgagagtgatagtgtatctcggtgatgcagtAAAATGTAATCATGGCCATTGGAGATCGCGATATTTTTTTTCTTCCGTACAACGCACGGGCCCTTTCGCTAGTAATCATAAAATAGCTCATTTGCATAATGTCTGGGGCTAGTGcgtcagagcatctccaacagccgcgctaaacaagCGTCGCGCCGCAAAAGTGggcgttttagcgcgcgcgcaacccgGCGGGTGGCTCCAGCAGGCGCGCAAAAACAGCGCGCGTTGTATAAGGAGTTGGGCGCGCGGTCGGATACGCTATCTCGCGCGGTGTATTTGGGGCGCCCGGTTCCGCGTGTGGCACATTCGAGTGGCGTCGCACCGGCGCCGTCCCGTGCCGCCACCGCACCGTCGAAGCTCCCTATTGCGGCACAGCCGAAGAAGGGCAAAacatccgcgaagaagaacaaggcggcggatgGCTCCATCCgaaggaagagcgggcaattacaccaacaaagatgacatcttactatgctatacttggttgcaagtgtcgagggatccatccgttggaggtgatcaaagtagagatgcttattggggGCGGATGAAAGAACACTTCGATGCTCACAacgtgagtggaattgaccgctccgagagatcacttcggtcccgatggtcgacaatcaactcggattgtcaaaaTTGGGCGGCTGCACAAAAGtcggttgacaagttgaacccaagtggcacaaatgaggacgatagagtaagtggcatttcatacatgttcatcatacttgtttttggtgtccgaagtgctaacttgctttgttttcatgtagtacaacattgcacaagacttgttcaaagaagaggtgaggacaaccaagaaggggaagatcaagagaGGAAGGATCTTTACATTacctcattgctatgaagtgttgaaggatgatgagaaatggaagaagcgtgatggtttggatgatttgcatttgagcaacaaatgcaagcgaacaattgagttgaatggtgatgatgatgaggaagaggatgatgcatcaagtgatgacggcaagagaagcgccacacccaactcggtttcatactcgaagccaaactgaccggatgggtgcaagaaagacaaaaccgaaaagaagaagaggaaaggagatgatgagatcaaaaatgctatggaagctattgtgaaggcaagaaaagaagccaacgaggtgaggaaaatggcaaagaaccaagatgccgcggccgaggagaggaggttggcggccgaggagaggagggtggccgccgaggagaggaaagtggcattggaggagaggaaggtgggcatggaggagcgagctaagttgttggaatgggagaagcacttgttcttcttggacacatctttGTTCAATGATGCGCAAAAGGAATATGTCAACCTTTCCCGtaaagaagtcttgatccaaaaaagagccatgatccgcgcaatgggtggcggtggccttggcggcatggctggcggtggcctcggcgccatgggtggccgtggccttggcgccatgggaggcatgggtggcttcggaggtaCCATGAGCGGTTtaggcgccatgggaggcatgggtgcacctccggccgccatgggaggcatgggtggctttggagcaccctccgacgctatggccgccatgggaggcatgagttttgcttttctcatgggaggcatgggtgcacctccggccgccatgggtcgaatgtctttcgatgtgcctcctcacacacattcccatgaagatgccgttgaagatcttgccaacaccgttggagcttcacgtgatgcggtgcgtgatgaggtgagggaggaagattcatcttcggaggcggaagaatcgtcttcggaagatgaggacgaagacgaggaagatgattgatgtgtctttcatttgTGTCTTGAGCTTtagtttgcattttgaacttggttggatgaacttgtgggcatgattttgaacttgtgggcatgaatttttattcatcaacttgtttgtgtcaaatttcacatgttcatTGCATTTGATGAATGTTTCAAACTTATTTTGTGTCCAAAATGTCATATATGTGAAATGcccggcgagtcgcgcgcgctgctggagcggcgcgcgctgtGCATTTTAGCGCGGCTATTGGAGCCAGCGCTGGCGGCCGCGCTAAACCAGCCGAAGCGCGCGCGGCAAATAGGGTTTTTGCGCGTGGCGCaaagcgcggctgttggagatgctctcaagGGCGCCATGccattttgtgatttttttaatcCAGTTCATTTTTTGCTAAAGTCTTAAAATAGTGCCAAATTTATCTATTTTCACTATACATCCACCTTCATTCACGGTCACTCGTAATGGTCACTTGTCAGGGCCCCTCAAAACAGCAGTGCGCAAGACATTTGGCCACATCACATCTCGTTGGAAAAAATTGTAGTGCAGTGAGTTAGCCATCGACTTATCATGAACGCAACTGACACTGACATGAATACACTGTTATGAACATAACAATCCAAGGAAGTCTTCTAGACAGACAACGCAAATTAAACTAAGAATCACAAGCGTGCAGTTGCTCCTACCCAGCCATAAACAAACCAGAGTAGATCGAACGACCCAAAGCTGCACTGATTGCTGCTAGTCTTCCACATGTGCGTAGATTATTAATGCGCATCCGAACAAGAACAGTCACACCACAGTACCACACGGTCTTTGTCCCGGCTCGTAATCAGTCAGTAGCAACTGTTCCAAAATTCACATTCGTTCCCCGCCGTCATTATTCCGAACAAATTTACTTCTGTGCTTCAAAGTTTAAACGATACGATCCGACTCAGAAGATGTGGAGGATGTCCTGGATGAAGACGTTGCAGAGCGGGCAGTTGCCGCGGGTGTGCCGGAGCTCGCGGGAGCAGAGGCGGCAGAAGGTGTGGCCGCACGGGATGAAGGCCGCGCCCTTGTGCCGCGCCATGCACACGCAGCAcacctgcgcctcctcctcctcctcgtcctcctcgcgccgctcGCCCTGGCCGTCCTCGTCGTTGTCCTCGACCGAGCCGCACCGGGActcgccgccgtcctcgcccgTTTCGTCCCAGTGGCCGTCGGCCTGCTCCATCAGCGTTATCAGGGACGTCGACGCCGCGGCCGGCGGCGGTAAATCAttgtcctccgcctcctcttcTACGTCGCTGCCGTCCTCATCGTCGACCACCGCGCGGAGCGATGGCGCGCGGGAGAACGTGGCGGACGCCTCACCGGACGTGTAGTTGCACTTGCTTCTGCTTCTCGGGACGGCACGGTTCGCCGCAGCGGTCTCCGACCCCGCTGCGTGCCACGCTCCCGCGGCGCGGCGGAGCCAGAGCCGGTGGCGCAGCGGCTTCCAGTTGATCGCACCACCAGCCCCGCCTTCGCCTCGAACGTCCCGGTCGATGGCGTCCATGAGCGTGCACGGCCTGTCCtctgtgccgccgccgccgtcgtcgtcgtcgtccgggatCCTGAGGAAGTCGCGGATGGCCGGTTCGGCGGGCGTGGAGAGCTGCTCCTTGAGCGTCATGGCCCGCTGCAGCTCCGGCCGCCGGTCCATCGGCAGTTCTCGATCGCCGGCGCGGCGTCTCCTTGGCGTCGAGGGTGGTGACTGCGGTAGCCCGCGGCGGTGGTTGAGAACAGAGAGGCGGGTTGCGGTTGCGCGCGAGTGGGGAGGAAGGGAGCCGCCGTGGACTGGAGCGGGTCTCGCGGGGTTTTTAAACCCTGGAATGCAATTACCGAAAAGGCGCGCGGATGGGAGCTAAATTACGCTGGGTGCCACGCTAAGTCAGACTTACTACGGGCACTTGGCTTCCACCATGCTACTGTCCAGTGGAGTAATTTGGCCACTTGATGTAAAATTTGACAACGGAATCGCTGGAGGTCAAGAAAACAATTTCGAAATCTTGTACTTGCAAGTTTGCCCACTTTGTGATCTAAAAATTTTGACGACGGAACAGCCGGAGGTCAGGAAAACTATTTTGAAAATCGGTACGTACTTGCAGATTGCTGGTGAATGTGACGGTACGTTGCAGTACAGAAAACATAGCAGCGGATGCCGCTCGAACAGTGGGTTTTCAAAACTTGAAagaaacagaagcacttgaacagTGCGCGCACGGCACGGACGTACGTGATGCGTGCAAGCAACGGAACCTGGTACGTACCACGGCAACAGGAGCGGACTCACTTTGATTACTGTCGCCCAGGCATGCATGCATGGAAGTTGGTGGCCATTACATGCGCCTCGATCGTAAACCCTTCTCGTCGCTTCGGTCTTGGGGTGGGAAAACGGacggctggtcatagtggagagtaatttagactagtaacatgtataTGTTACTACTCCtttcgtctaggtgaataagtcattttaGGTTGTGCATCATgatcaaggaggaggggaaaacaagaaaacttaatgttcatttgctaattaatagcattgcatgcaatgaactaaccactgcatgtcgtatttggtagtctcaagtcattaaaaacatgcacaccttacttctcttattggttgatatgtcaagaaataagaaacgaggtagaatttaatgcaccgcgcctaagtgttttgggattatttggttttcgtaagatgacttacacatctagacgaagggagtagtctatgttactaccttcatagtgggtagtatcatATATGTGGTAACATAGATGTCTTTATTTATTATtttatagactcattttgcattgggaaacgctatgtgatggtaacatattatgttactctatttgcctctctcctcattaactatttgtcacctcatcatttttgcttatgtggcatctaagttactactactacttaggctggtcacaatggggaggaacttaggagtaacatcacacacttcaatacaactttgtttatgtggcacgtatttaatgaagagagaggtgcttgtgctaactagctaagttaccggaacatcacacactccaagaaacaatgagtctataacctaataaatacatcgttgcatgacactacatagattcctacccactatggaggtagtaacatagtttagggaagtgtgaagttactagcttatgttcttgcctattgtgaccagccttaggctggttgtaatggtagtatcatagctagtatcatgcattgccaattaggcaattttgatgaggtgtcgtagcattaaatgaagaaagagagggtgtagtatcatatcatgatgccgtgtcatattaaatgatatgctactttgtgtcatacaTAGCAATAAATAGAGTATTACAtgatgcattagggaggtagtatcatacactagtatcatatgcatgatactagtatatgatacttcccattacaaccagccttatgttactcccactatgaccagcctgagcTTAGTTTCTTGCCACAAAATGGACTTGCACTGCCGGCATCTATTTCTGTGCACTGTCAACATGACGCTGTAGTTTACCTTGGTGTGCGATTCGCAGTTGCAGTAGACACTGAACATTGCTGAACCGAAGCCCTGCGCACCTAACCCTGTTTCGGCCTGCATGTGTAACACTAGCTAACGTACGTAGGTTGGCCGGGGTCCGCGACAGGAATCGAAGCCATTGATTGTATCTCTACTCCGCTTGTAGTGTAGCGAGCGTACGTACGCAGCCAGCCGTGTATTCGGTGACATGAAGGCTAGCTAATGAACCCCCTCCCCGTCGTACGTCCACGTCCGCTGCTTGCAACCACTTGGGCAGGTACGTCTGACCTATCCGCAGCATGGCCCGTCTGTCCAGCACTCTCTATGGCTACGCGCGTGGCGCGCACGCAGACAGCGGGAGGAAAACCAGGCGAGACGATGGGATGATGATCCGATGATGGCACCGTCTCAACTCCCGCGACGGATGGTACGTGGTGAAAGAACCTGAACCTGGAAGGCAAGGAAGGAAGCCGGGGGCCGCGCCGTAGGTGGTGCCATGGCagtggcgatggcgatggcgatggcgatggcgacgtCGATGATGCGCAGGGGGAGAAGCGTCTGGCACAGTCTTCTCCGCAGGCCCGGGAGCGACCGACCGCGACGCGCCCGTGCCCACCGTCGTCTCGTATCGTATCGTCGTCGTCTGGCCCGTGATCGAGGCGGAATCATCGGGTCGCCGGGGCCTGCGAATAATGCTCGGTTTTGGCGATTTCCTCCTCGCTCGCCTTGGCAGCCGGACCGGCCCCGGCCCCGGCCGGCCAGCCTGTGCCCTGTGGTCGATCGGTGTCACCTACGCTTACGTTCAGCTGTGGGGTTTACGGATTTTGTTGGTATATATATTGCCACGCTACGCCGGGCATCGATCGAGTTCCTGCACAAGGCGCTAACATATGTACCTAGGGATGAAACACGAGCGGAACTGGATGCTACCATTTTTTTTAACAAAAGCAGAAATGAATACAGAAATGCGGAAAATTAATAGATACTATTGAAAACAAACACATTGCGAATTCAACGCGGAAACGGCAACAGAAACAAGTGctcagagcatctacagccggacgcctcaaacccgcctcatacacCCGGACGGGCCGCCCGGTTACTGCCCGATCATGATTTTTCAACCTAGGCGGGCTCCTTAAACGGGCCTCAAACTCCCGGACTGGCTGACACTCCCCATATCCATCCTAAATATGAgacggatatgggggcgcccgggcgcgTCCTCCATGTAGGACTGACGAAGGGGTCCCACGCGGACTCGCCCGAAAACCCAGCGGTCCGACGGATGCCTCCTCCGTCGCCGCGGTGAGAACGTCGCGTGGCGCCGCTCCGGGTCGCCGCCTGAGACCAAATCCGCCTATTTAACCCAGCCGGCTTCCCGCAACCCTAGCACATCCACGTCCCCCCTCTTCGCGCCGCCAGTCCAAGCCCACCCACCTCGTCCCTCTCCCGCTCCGGCGCTCCGCCATCGTCCGGAGGAAGATCACCTACTACGAAATGCTCACGCCGAAGCGCCGGTACGAGATCGAGCAGGAAATCCGGGCAATACAAGCCGTGCGCGTCGCCCGCATCACTGTCGGGTTGCTTCCGgacacgcggaggaggaggagccgggggaggaggagggagaggagttagctccgatggaggtggaggaggagggagaggagctagctccgatggaggtggaggaggtggagcAGCCGCAGCAGGAGTTGCCgggcttcaacatggagcaggcggaggcggagttcgTCGCCGCCCAATCGGaggagatggcggagcagcaggccatcctggagtccattcAGGATGAGATGTGGAGGCCAACCGGACATTCCTTCGGCGGGAGCAGGCGGTGTCCGACGCGCTCTTCGCCGAATTCGACGCAGAGATAGAGGACGAGGAAGCCGGAGCGGAGCAGCTGGAGGCGCCGAAAGAGCCGGAGCTACAGCTGCCGTCCATGTTGCCGGAGCTGGGCATGGAGATTGTTGACATCTCCGACGAGGAGTAGCTAGGTGATCAACGTAGTACATCTGTTTATTTCGTTTGCATGTTTTTATATAAATTTAAGAATCTACTAGTATAAGATGTCCGGATGCAACTCGTGAAATTTGAGACGTATCTGCCTGGACGTTTGAGGGTCATATTGGACATATCCAGCTGCAGATGCTCTTATGTTCCGCTGTGGGTGGGGTTTTACGGATTTTGTTGTTGTACGTCCGGCCTCGATTGAGTTCCCGCACAAGCGCCAACATGGACGTGCTGCTGCTCGGTGCGTCTGCGTACGTACTCGACCAAGATCGCGATGCCTCCACCGCCGATCGATCGATGATGCAGCGCAGCAGCGTCCGTCCGTTGGAAGCTCACAGAACCGAGTGGTCACCGCGCTGGTCGGCTGCTGTCCCCGCCCTGCCGTGCCCGTGCAGGAGTTGAATTGTCGAGACTCGAGAGCTTGAAAGAGATCGTACGCACTCCTACATGATTTGCATGGGATGAGGTGAGATAGATCCCTGTGTATGGCCCAAACAGGACCTGAGCAGAGCATAGATCCACCCCACCCATGCATCATACTCACGCACGGATCAGAGTAAATGGCCATCACAGGACAGGGCCCGCGCAGCAACGGGACGCGGGATTTAATCCTCCTCCGATCCAGGACCCGTGGATGGATGGATGAGCCAaggacatcatcatcatcactcacAGTCTCACACCCAGCATCTACTTCTCTTCCGGACTCTCGACCGTACGAGGCTGCACATGCTCATCAGCCTCTCCTCCGCTCTACTGCCCCACGCTGCTGATGATGAAGAGCTCGATCAGCGCAAGAGGATCATCAAATCGATCTCCGTAGCAGGCAAGACAAGATCTTGGTACCAATTACTGAGAATCCTGTCACTTAATCTTAGTACGGGGTAAAAGTAGGGACGCCACTGCTCATCTCATCATCCGGCTGTCTGATCGTTGGATCGGATCATGGACACCATCATCACTGCGTAGGGCCTGTTATGGTGGTGGTACAAGCAAGATTCAGACTTTCAGAGTTTCAGGCATAGGATGCAACAGAGATAAGTACATGTAGCAGTGAGGCTGGGATAGATAGGTACTGCAAAATATATAATTTGATCTCACCAAACTACTACACACATGTCCATATTAACCTGAT from Triticum aestivum cultivar Chinese Spring chromosome 3B, IWGSC CS RefSeq v2.1, whole genome shotgun sequence includes these protein-coding regions:
- the LOC123066180 gene encoding baculoviral IAP repeat-containing protein 8; the protein is MDRRPELQRAMTLKEQLSTPAEPAIRDFLRIPDDDDDGGGGTEDRPCTLMDAIDRDVRGEGGAGGAINWKPLRHRLWLRRAAGAWHAAGSETAAANRAVPRSRSKCNYTSGEASATFSRAPSLRAVVDDEDGSDVEEEAEDNDLPPPAAASTSLITLMEQADGHWDETGEDGGESRCGSVEDNDEDGQGERREEDEEEEEAQVCCVCMARHKGAAFIPCGHTFCRLCSRELRHTRGNCPLCNVFIQDILHIF